The sequence GAAGGGCCACGTTGCCCCAGTACTCCGTATCCTCGCCGAATTTCTTTGCGTATGCCCTTACACAGCTTTCAACTGCGTAGGCATGCTTTAATAAACTTTCACCTTTTGTGTATTCTTTTAAAATAGCCAGACATTCTTCCCTGGTAGCCATTTTTTCTCCTTTGTTTTAGAACATTACAAATTTATATTTTAACGCTGCGCGGAAGAAAGCTTTTAAGGATTAAAGCTCGGGCATATCCCGCCCAGCACACATTCCAGGCACTTAGGGCGCCTTGCTACGCAGATCTTCCTGCCGTGGCTGATAAGATAGTGCGAGGAGTTAATCCATTCCTCTTCAGGAAGCAGTTCCTTAAGGCGCATTTCAATTTTTTCCGGGTCATCCGACTGTATGAAGCCGAGCAGGTTTGCAAGCCTCTTAACATGAGTATCCACGGCAATTGCAGGAATTCCGAAAGCGTTAGCTGCAACAACCGAGGCTGTTTTTCTTCCCACACCCGGGAGCTCCGTAAGAGCGTCAAAATCGCGCGGGACCTCGCCGTTATACTTTTCAACAAGAACTTTGGAGCAGTTTTTTATGCTTTTAGCCTTGTTGCGGTAGAAGCCGGTTGAGAAGATGTCTTTTTCAAGCTCTTCAACGGGGACCTCAAGAAAATCCTTGGGGGACCTGTATTTCTTAAAAAGGTCCTTAGTTACAATATTCACCCTTGCATCGGTGCACTGGGCAGAAAGTATTGTTGCAATTATAAGCTCAAAAGGGGTTGTAAAGTCGAGTGCCGATTTAACTTCAGGGTACTCTTTTCTAAGTATTTCGAACACCTTTTTAGCGTGCTCTTTTTCTTTATTTTTCGGCATCTTTATTAAACCTTTTATCTTTAATCATAAGTCTTTCTACAGGAATATTGTCAATTATATGGCTTTGGATAATTTCCTCCACGTCCTCCAGCTTTACGCCGCCGTACCAGACCTGTTCGGGGTAGACGACCATAGAAGGGCCGAACTCACAGGCATCGAGGCAGCCTGAAGTGTTTGCCCGTACAAGGTGGTTTAAGCCCAGCTCTTTGAGTCTTTTTTTGAGCTGTTCGCGTATTGCAGGGGAGCCCTTATCGGAGCAGCAGCCCCGGGGGTGGCCCTCGGGCCTTTTATTCTCACAGACAAAAATATGCTTTTCAAAACGTTTCATTGCAAAGCCTTTCATTTTTCATAAAAACAAAGATAAAAAAATTTAGGTTCAGAAGTCCATACTGCATGAGCAGTTCAGGACTTAATATCCTGGATAAAAGCCTCAGAAAGCGGAAAAATTGATTATTTTTGAAAATATTTTAAATTTTTCAAAAAAATTTTCCGAGAATGCTCTTTGTAACCATATATATATGTATAGAGGAAAATTTTTGTTGCGGATTAAAGTAAGAAACTTAAAAAACAACGCAAAATGGGAAACAACCTGATAAGTCAGATTTCAAAGAAGCTGACGAACTACAAAGAAAAGCGGGAATATGAGAGGCTTTATTCCTTATTATTGAAAAATGCCGTACCAGTTGAAAAAGAATCTCAGGGCAAAGGGACCCTCCAGGCAAAAAAATAATTCAGTTTACCTTCTGATTTTTTTTGGGGTCCCTAACCCTTTAAAAAAACAAAAAACCCCGAACTTGTCTCAAATTCGGGGTTTACTTGTAGCGCGTACCGGATTCGAACCGGTGATCTCTGCCTTGAGAGGGCAGCGTCCTAAGCCACTAGACGAACGCGCCAGTGTAAAAAATCTAGAAGTACAAATTTAAGAAAAACCTGCAATTTCTCCAAAGCTTATTTCAACAAAATCATTTTCTTTATGCTCATGTAGCTGCCGGCCTTGAGCTGCACAAAATAGATACCGCTTGGCAGTTTCTCTCCGCTAAATTCAACCGCATAATCCCCTGCCGGCTTGACTGTATCCATCAGATTGGCTATTTCGACTCCCAGGGCATTAAAAACCTTTAACGATACACGTGTCTCTTCCGGAACAGTAAATCTGACGGTTGTTACCGGGTTGAAAGGATTGGGATAGTTCTGGAATAAATTGTAAGTTAATTCCGGCTGCTTGTCTGCAAGAACCGTCTGCGCTCCGTTGCTAAGAGGAAATAAAAGAGCAAGCAGTATAAATATGTATATAATTTTTTTCATGTCGCATTCTCCCCTGTTTATAGTATTGGACCGGTAATTGGGATAAAAGGTTTAACCGGAAAAAAATACAGTAAAACATTTTTCATAAATCATTTCTTTTAATTTAAGGTTTAAATTATTAATATTAAATACTCTAGAACACAAGCTACATAATTTAAACGAGGTACGGCATGAAAAAATTCCGGATGATGTCCCTTTTCTTCATTTTTGGGCAATCTGTCCTTCCCAACTATATAATGGGCCAGGAAACCGGCGGCTCTTTTAAGAGTCCTGAACTTGAAAAAGTGGCCTCAGGCCTGAAATTCCCGGAGGGCCCTGCCTGGAACGGGAAAGACATCTTATACGCGTCAAACTGCTACGGCGACTGGATTACGCGCATTCAGGGGGATAAAGTGGACGCATTTGTCCAGGCCCCTTCAAAACCATATCAGTTCGAAAAAACCAACGGGCTTACGGTTTATGAAGACGGGAGCGTCTTTGCCTGCGAATACGGCAAGGGTGCAATTATAAGATTTTCCCCCGACGGCAGCTGCACGGCTGTCTCAGAAGGCTTTGAGGGTAAAAGGTTCAAAAAGCCTAATGACCTTGCATTTGCACCTAACGGTGACCTTTATTTTACAGACCCCCTGGCCTACGACAAAAATAACCTGGACGGCGTAATTTACAGGATTTCTTCTGATTTTAAGACTACAACGCCCGTTTATTCAAATCTCGGTTTTCCAAACGGTATAGCTTTTTCTCAAGACGGTAAATTTGCTTACGTATGTGAATCGGCTTTCCAGAGGATAATCAGATTCCCGGTTAAAGATGACGGGACTTTCGGAGATTTTACGGTATTTATTGACCTTCCGGGCGGGGATCCGGACGGGATAGCCTTTGACACGGAGGGCAACCTTTACGCGGCTCATTTCGGAGGGGGCGGAGTGTATGTCATTTCTCCTGAGGGCAAAATAAAAGGCAAGATACCAACTCCGGGTAAAAAACCGAGCAACGTGGAATTTGCCGGGGATGACATGAAAACGCTTTATATTACAGAAGATGAAACGAACTCAATTTATAAGACCAGGGTTGAGGTTCCGGGTTTAAGGCTTTTCCATTCACCGGGTGCAAAATAGCTACTTATCAGGTATCTCTTCAAAACGGTGCCAGGAAGTGTTCCTGGCACCGTTTTTTTAGGACATGGTTTATGAGGTCATTTCCAATGGCAGAGTTACCTTAAAACATGCTCCCGGTTTGCCCTGGGTGGCCAGGCGCGAAGGGCTTTCAACGGAAATTGTTCCTTTATGACGCTCTATTATCTGTTTTACAACTGAAAGCCCCATGCCGGAGCCCTCGTAGCCCCCGTGCTTAATGTTTGAACCCCTGTAGAATTCCTCAAAAATCTTATTTAGTTCACTTTCAGGGATTCCTATCCCGTTATCACACAGATTCACGGTTAATACGTCGTCATTATCCAAGAGCAGAATTTCAATTTTGCCTTCGGAGCCTATGTACTTTATAGAGTTGCCAAGAAGGTTCGAGAAAGCCACCTCCAGCAGCTCCCTGTCTGCGAGTATATACTTCTTAATCTTCCTTTCGTCCTTCAGAACGACATTAATATGTTTTTGTTCTGTCATTGCGCGGTGCTGGTCAATTATTCCGCACAGAAGTTCATCCATTTTTATTTCTTCTTCTGAAAGCTCATTTAACAGTTTTAACTTCGAAAGGCGCAAAATGTTATTTATCATCCGGATTGTCTCTTCGGTTCTTTTTCTTGCCCGCAGGAGCCTTTCTGAAACCTCAGGGGCCACAGGCCCCAGGAAAGAGCCCAGCACAAGGTCGAGGTATGACTGCACGGCAGCAACCGGGGTTTTTATCTCGTGCACCACGCCCATTATATATTTCTGCTTTTCAATTT comes from Ignavibacteria bacterium and encodes:
- a CDS encoding HAMP domain-containing histidine kinase encodes the protein MISLIPSWAGDNPEFWVSVKKRNLWLIKLRYGAVAMLVAMLLGLQFIMKLPLTHTQAMAYSIITLSILFYNACFHYFRRFIKPEAGRFHALHLSLLQMLFDLAALMLLVHYGGGIENPLYMFFIFHMIIGSLILPGFVIYTISGGVVLLFSLLVFSEYLGLLAHHGVYSLFMHPVYNNLNFIIVFLIVFSVMMFVSVTIANKIAHELYRREQDLIETLKKLNLAEIEKQKYIMGVVHEIKTPVAAVQSYLDLVLGSFLGPVAPEVSERLLRARKRTEETIRMINNILRLSKLKLLNELSEEEIKMDELLCGIIDQHRAMTEQKHINVVLKDERKIKKYILADRELLEVAFSNLLGNSIKYIGSEGKIEILLLDNDDVLTVNLCDNGIGIPESELNKIFEEFYRGSNIKHGGYEGSGMGLSVVKQIIERHKGTISVESPSRLATQGKPGACFKVTLPLEMTS
- a CDS encoding T9SS type A sorting domain-containing protein, producing the protein MKKIIYIFILLALLFPLSNGAQTVLADKQPELTYNLFQNYPNPFNPVTTVRFTVPEETRVSLKVFNALGVEIANLMDTVKPAGDYAVEFSGEKLPSGIYFVQLKAGSYMSIKKMILLK
- a CDS encoding SMP-30/gluconolactonase/LRE family protein, which translates into the protein MKKFRMMSLFFIFGQSVLPNYIMGQETGGSFKSPELEKVASGLKFPEGPAWNGKDILYASNCYGDWITRIQGDKVDAFVQAPSKPYQFEKTNGLTVYEDGSVFACEYGKGAIIRFSPDGSCTAVSEGFEGKRFKKPNDLAFAPNGDLYFTDPLAYDKNNLDGVIYRISSDFKTTTPVYSNLGFPNGIAFSQDGKFAYVCESAFQRIIRFPVKDDGTFGDFTVFIDLPGGDPDGIAFDTEGNLYAAHFGGGGVYVISPEGKIKGKIPTPGKKPSNVEFAGDDMKTLYITEDETNSIYKTRVEVPGLRLFHSPGAK
- the nth gene encoding endonuclease III — encoded protein: MPKNKEKEHAKKVFEILRKEYPEVKSALDFTTPFELIIATILSAQCTDARVNIVTKDLFKKYRSPKDFLEVPVEELEKDIFSTGFYRNKAKSIKNCSKVLVEKYNGEVPRDFDALTELPGVGRKTASVVAANAFGIPAIAVDTHVKRLANLLGFIQSDDPEKIEMRLKELLPEEEWINSSHYLISHGRKICVARRPKCLECVLGGICPSFNP
- a CDS encoding (2Fe-2S) ferredoxin domain-containing protein, which gives rise to MKRFEKHIFVCENKRPEGHPRGCCSDKGSPAIREQLKKRLKELGLNHLVRANTSGCLDACEFGPSMVVYPEQVWYGGVKLEDVEEIIQSHIIDNIPVERLMIKDKRFNKDAEK